Proteins encoded within one genomic window of Empedobacter falsenii:
- a CDS encoding DUF4280 domain-containing protein codes for MYGNPIVGKTIVFPESELIIFSDVEEYNEFLEKEDDVSSENGKDIEQEIESENQEESEESQKEEKSSSKSEHDGKHFIIQKGMCQCNQGFKFPKFKVTSHQKHYWNDADGQVDYLAVTEDDLTFDPPAMPFGNCKLRPTSGGYLPCVYSPAGKWQKACDKIKVMDKSCLTEISELMCVTGGKITILKHGQQSEVGKKNIENASSFEQQIYNPVIDFDEFKDQIVQQNVDYY; via the coding sequence ATGTATGGAAATCCGATTGTTGGAAAGACAATTGTATTTCCAGAATCTGAACTTATTATTTTTTCTGATGTCGAAGAATATAACGAGTTTTTAGAGAAAGAAGATGATGTAAGTTCTGAAAATGGAAAAGATATTGAGCAAGAAATTGAGTCTGAAAATCAGGAAGAGAGTGAAGAATCTCAGAAAGAAGAAAAATCTAGCTCAAAAAGCGAACATGATGGCAAACATTTTATTATTCAGAAAGGAATGTGTCAATGTAATCAAGGTTTTAAGTTTCCGAAGTTTAAAGTGACATCGCATCAAAAACATTATTGGAATGATGCAGATGGGCAAGTAGATTATTTAGCTGTCACAGAAGATGATTTAACTTTTGATCCTCCCGCAATGCCTTTCGGAAATTGTAAACTTCGTCCGACTTCGGGTGGTTATTTACCTTGTGTGTATTCGCCTGCGGGTAAATGGCAAAAAGCTTGTGATAAAATTAAAGTGATGGATAAAAGTTGTTTGACAGAAATTTCTGAATTAATGTGTGTAACTGGAGGAAAAATAACGATTCTGAAACACGGACAACAAAGTGAAGTTGGTAAAAAGAACATAGAGAATGCGAGTTCTTTTGAGCAACAAATCTATAATCCCGTGATTGATTTTGATGAGTTTAAAGATCAAATTGTTCAGCAAAATGTAGATTATTATTAA